One Centropristis striata isolate RG_2023a ecotype Rhode Island chromosome 22, C.striata_1.0, whole genome shotgun sequence genomic window carries:
- the LOC131960832 gene encoding tetraspanin-8-like — translation MGKVNVCLRRSYIFVTSLMAIGSALLLAGTLFSHGHFHGDEEIESMLAGIHMLYIISIITLLLAITGVYGACKEKKWALILFAVGTILSSLVMIAGEIKGLVMRPKHAEEFNRQYLSMLQMHRNGTESISDHFEEMQFHLQCCGLDQGYMDWGYNIPESCLCAEDSTHPCVEAPKNSSLFTHTTDGHPIMIYKEPCLPYLIAYEMEVVDTALGIMLGITLFWILSVVLCILILRQLSKKKEDTPIVVYSPEAKAGNYTVLADAADYS, via the exons ATGGGGAAAGTGAACGTCTGTTTGAGACGGAGTTACATTTTCGTGACAAGTTTAATGGCG ATCGGCAGTGCCCTGCTGTTGGCAGGCACTCTGTTTAGCCATGGACACTTCCACGGTGATGAAGAG ATAGAGTCGATGCTTGCAGGGATTCATATGCTGTATATTATTTCCATCATAACTCTACTCTTGGCCATCACTGGTGTGTATGGTGCCTGCAAAGAGAAAAAGTGGGCACTTATACTG TTTGCAGTTGGAACAATCCTGAGCAGTCTTGTTATGATTGCTGGTGAAATTAAAGGACTGGTTATGCGACCAAAG CACGCTGAAGAATTCAACAGGCAATATCTAAGTATGTTGCAAATGCATAGAAATGGAACTGAGAGTATTTCAGACCACTTCGAGGAAATGCAGTTTCAT CTGCAGTGTTGTGGACTAGATCAGGGTTATATGGATTGGGGCTACAACATCCCTGAATCCTGCCTGTGTGCTGAGGATTCAACTCATCCATGC GTGGAAGCTCCTAAAAACAGCAGTCTGTTTACGCACACGACAGATGGCCACCCCATCATGATTTATAAAGAG CCATGTTTACCATACTTGATCGCATATGAGATGGAAGTAGTGGATACTGCATTGGGCATAATGCTGGGAATCACATTATTCTGG ATATTGTCAGTGGTGCTGTGTATTCTCATCTTGCGTCAGCTGAGTAAAAAGAAGGAAGACACGCCCATCGTGGTTTACAGTCCAGAGGCAAAAGCAGGCAACTACACTGTCCTCGCAGATGCTGCAGACTACTCCTGA